A genomic window from Bombus pyrosoma isolate SC7728 linkage group LG8, ASM1482585v1, whole genome shotgun sequence includes:
- the LOC122570149 gene encoding transient receptor potential cation channel trpm isoform X3 produces the protein MHIRIKMAMGSIICGASTPKMKRKKAKVTERSWIEATFQKRECSKFIPSADDEHKCCCGYSYTHHCRAGIDVQSYTPSNTKEEDREQWSPGKNTRPFPTDAYGTIEFQGGPHPTKAQYVRLAYDTRPEPIVQLLCREWNLGLPKLLITVHGGRSNFELQPTLKKVLRKGLLKAAKTTGAWIFTGGTNTGVTRQVGDALLLERSQRQGRVVSIGIAPWGILDKSHELVGRGGEVPYECLSSPWSKYAVLNNRHAYFLLVDNGTGGRYGAEIVLRRRLEKYISNLKLQPYTHSSIPVVALVIEGGTNTIRSVLEYVTDVPPVPVVVCDGSGRAADLIAFMHKYASEGDGENGENEGPLESMRGHLLDTIKRTFKVSSEQASQLYSELLQCTRKKHLITVFRISQERPQELDQTILTALFKSKQLSPAEQLSLSLIWNRVDIARCEIFVYGQNWPPGALEQAMMQALQHDRIDFVKLLLENGVSMRKFLSIPRLEELYNTKEGPSNTLGYILRDVRPNIPRGYMYTLHDIGLVINKLMGGAYRSQYTRRRFRMIYTKVMKRSGAHPQHMHRNSCVLGSTSRYYSGSGSKQDSLTMSLLAETLPANRDTPLFDYPFNELLIWAVLTKRQQMALLMWQHGEEALAKALVALKLYKAMAHEAAEDDLETEVYDELRSYGKEFENIALELLDYCYRQDDDQTKQLLTSELQNWSGQTCLSLAVTANHRPLLAHPCSQIILADLWMGGLRTRKNTNLKVVLGLVCPFYIMCLEFKSREELQLMPQTQEEHLISLEDEKEDSDSEHGIPTGPDVEKRQRRSLSVRNKSSSQQGAKLSSRKTSIYSVSESVPALISNEHTTVIKETIVQENGKVLTDNDDGIHRTYGINSDYYDIKNSRPLRLRKKLYEFYTAPITKFWANAIAYIIFLVLFSYSILIRMDDYPSLAEIYAIAYICTLGCEKVREIATSEPATLSHKFSVWAWNMWNPCDAAAIIFFQIGLALRLRHSTLDIGRVIYCVDSIYWYLRILNILGVNKYFGPLVTMMGKMVKNMTYFVVLLIVVLMSFGVTRQAILNPNAEPKLRIIRDIFMEPYFMLYGEVYADNIDPDCGDEPGMIPCLPGRWITPTVMSIYLLVANILLINLLIAVFNNIFNEVNAVAHQVWMFQRFTVVMEYEQKPVLPPPLIVVCHIYLVVKYLLRYVTQGKANTGETYDNGLKLFLEADDMERLYDFEEDCVEGYFREQELKLQMSTEERVKITTERVENMHSKIEDIDKKENTQNASLQAVEFRMRKLEELNEQILAHLGVIHRFMAIHMPNMEGLSSFDIDGRQRRVSERSEVLSETDSHTQLPAIAIKRKRLVRSMTDGTFLNLGPSIDDDVLKHSETAISRENLSRNESSISGDGHTVQDDIKTITSQETEASKVVGEGEILKKDSHSDSRELSRELSREPSREPSGEPSSKEPSTEPSRQTSRELSRETSREATSKEPSREASSEAPASEPIPRQDSTERPIRQNSRTRSESDDVTIFPPSNISRGVTWAEPRVAVIPSSSTSSTQRSILLAMHAEYTSITDELESYCGLLSPPRTPPISPPPSRARNLSEMSNPEMAWQIENEHLRDAEECDYQQMEDLIQRRYIADDEEPLNTDEAALFISNEHRHQLRRASAIDEESRRPPPTICVTREIEQTLSRPPIRDSESSDPNDKNLSTVPAPASETMC, from the exons ATGCATATACGTATCAAGATGGCAATGGGAAGTATTATTTGTGGAGCAAGCACTCCtaaaatgaagagaaaaaaggcaAAG gtAACTGAACGCAGTTGGATAGAGGCAACTTTTCAAAAAAGAGAATGctcaaaatttattccaagTGCTGACGATGAACACAA ATGTTGTTGTGGATATTCTTATACTCATCACTGCAGAGCTGGTATAGATGTTCAAAGTTACACTCCTAGTAATACCAAAGAAGAAGATCGAGAACAATGGTCTCCTGGAAAAAATACACGTCCATTCCCTACTGATGCATATGGTACCATTGAATTTCAAGGTGGACCTCATCCAACTAAAGCTcaa TATGTGAGACTTGCTTATGACACAAGGCCAGAACCAATAGTACAATTGTTGTGTCGAGAATGGAATCTGGGATTACCTAAGCTACTAATAACTGTGCATGGTGGTCGATCTAATTTCGAACTGCAGCCAACTTTGAAGAAAGTTCTAAGGAAAGGTTTGCTGAAGGCTGCAAAGACAACTGGTGCATGGATATTCACAGGTGGAACTAATACAG GTGTAACAAGACAAGTAGGAGATGCCCTGCTATTAGAAAGATCTCAAAGACAAGGTCGGGTTGTAAGTATTGGCATAGCACCATGGGGAATTTTAGACAAAAGTCATGAACTTGTAGGCCGTGGAGGTGAAGTACCTTATGAATGTCTTTCATCTCCGTG GTCTAAATATGCAGTTTTAAACAATCGTcatgcatattttttattggtGGATAACGGTACCGGTGGTCGATATGGTGCAGAAATTGTGTTGCGTAgaagattggaaaaatatatttctaatctGAAATTACAGCCAT ACACACACAGCAGTATTCCTGTCGTGGCATTGGTAATTGAAGGAGGAACAAATACGATTCGATCAGTTTTAGAGTATGTTACAGACGTTCCTCCTGTTCCTGTAGTAGTCTGCGATGGATCAGGTCGTGCAGCTGATCTCATCGCTTTTATGCATAA ataCGCGTCTGAAGGAGATGGAGAGAATGGAGAGAATGAGGGACCATTAGAAAGTATGAGAGGACATCTTTTAGATACTATCAAACGCACTTTCAAAGTATCCTCTGAACAGGCATCACAACTGTACTCTGAACTTTTGCAATGTACCCGTAAGAAACATTTG ATAACAGTATTTAGAATAAGTCAAGAGCGGCCACAGGAACTTGACCAAACGATTCTGACAGCTCTGTTCAAGTCCAAGCAATTATCCCCTGCTGAGCAGCTATCGTTATCTTTAATTTGGAATAGAGTGGATATAGCGCGTTGTGAAATATTTGTGTATGGTCAAAATTGGCCACCAGGTGCTCTGGAACAGGCAATGATGCAAGCTTTGCAACACGATCGAATTGACTTCGTGAAACTTCTCTTAGAAAATGGAGTCTCTATGCGTAAATTCTTGTCTATACCTCGCCTTGAGGAATTGTACAATACC AAAGAAGGCCCTTCGAACACACTGGGCTACATTCTCCGCGATGTTCGACCAAATATTCCACGGGGTTACATGTACACACTGCACGATATCGGcctcgtaataaataaattaatgggTGGCGCATATCGGTCGCAGTACACACGTAGAAGATTCCGTATGATCTATACCAAAGTGATGAAGAGATCTGGGGCACATCCTCAACATATGCATCGAAATAGCTGCGTCCTGGGCAGCACTAGTCGTTATTATTCGGGATCTGGTAGTAAACAGGATAGCTTAACAATGAGTTTGCTTGCTGAAACTTTACCAGCTAATCGAGACACGCCGCTTTTTGACTATCCTTTCAATGAGTTGCTTATATGGGCTGTGTTAACTAAACGACAGCAAATGGCACTATTAATGTGGCAACATGGGGAAGAAGCTTTAGCAAAAGCACTCGTTGCTCTTAAATTGTATAAGGCTATGGCACACGAAGCTGCTGAGGATGATCTTGAAACGGAAGTTTATGACGAATTGCGGAGTTATgggaaagaatttgaaaatattg CTTTGGAATTGTTAGATTATTGTTATCGTCAAGATGACGATCAAACGAAACAGCTATTGACTTCTGAACTTCAGAATTGGTCTGGTCAAACATGTCTTTCATTGGCAGTCACAGCCAATCATAGACCACTTTTAGCACACCCTTGCAGCCAAATTATTTTAGCTGATTTATGGATGGGAGGTCTTCGTACGAGAAAGAATACGAATTTAAAG GTCGTACTTGGGTTAGTTTGtccattttatataatgtGTTTGGAATTTAAAAGTCGCGAGGAATTGCAGCTGATGCCACAAACTCAGGAAGAACATTTGATCTCTCTCGAAGATGAGAAAGAAGATAGTGATTCAGAGCATGGTATACCAACAGGTCCAGATGTTGAG AAACGTCAGCGCAGGAGCCTGAGCGTACGCAACAAATCCAGCAGCCAACAAGGCGCTAAG TTATCATCAAGGAAAACTTCTATTTATTCAGTATCGGAATCCGTACCG GCTTTAATTAGCAATGAACACACTACTGTCATCAAGGAGACAATTGTACAAGAGAATGGTAAAGTACTGACAGATAACGATGATGGAATTCATCGTACATATGGTATAAACTCTGACTACTATGACATCAAGAACAGCAGGCCATTGAGATTgaggaaaaaattgtatgaattttatacaGCTCCCATCACAAAATTTTGGGCTAATGCT atagcATACATTATTTTCTTGGTTCTCTTCTCATACTCCATTCTCATACGTATGGATGATTATCCATCATTAGCAGAGATTTATGCTATTgcatatatttgtacattagGATGTGAAAAAGTACGAGAAATAGCAACATCTGAACCAGCTACTCTTTCACATAAATTTAGTGTTTGGGCATGGAATATGTGGAATCCTTGTGATGCAGCTgccattattttttttcaaattggtttaGCTTTACGCTTAAGACACTCAACTCTCGATATTGGTCGTGTCATCTATTGCGTTGATTCCATTTATTGGTACTTAAGGATATTGAATATTCTTGGCGTAAATAAGTACTTTG GTCCTTTAGTTACAATGATGGGAAAAATGGTGAAAAATATGACATACTTTGTGGTACTTTTAATAGTGGTATTAATGAGTTTTGGAGTCACTCGACAGGCAATTTTGAACCCTAATGCTGAACCGAAATTGAGGATTATTCGTGAT atatttatggaaccatattttatgttatatggAGAGGTGTATGCCGACAACATAGATCCAGATTGCGGAGACGAACCGGGAATGATTCCATGTTTACCAGGCCGGTGGATTACACCTACTGTAATGTCCATTTATCTTTTAGTTGCAAacatattgttaataaatcttTTGATTGCtgtattcaataatattttcaatgaagtAAACGCGGTGGCGCACCAAGTTTGGATGTTCCAACGTTTTACTGTTGTTATGGAGTATGAACAGAAACCTGTTTTACCTCCTCCACTCATTGTAGTTTGTCATATATATCTGGTGGTGAAATATTTGCTGCGATATGTAACACAAGGGAAAGCAAACACTGGTGAAACCTACGACAATGGACTGAAGTTGTTCTTAGAGGCAGATGACATGGAGCGCCTCTACGATTTTGAAGAGGATTGTGTTGAAGGATATTTCCGTGAGCAAGAGTTGAAACTGCAAATGTCTACAGAGGAACGTGTTAAAATTACCACGGAAAGAGTGGAGAATATGCATTCGAAGATCGAAGACATTGACAAAAAAGAGAATACTCAAAATGCATCTCTTCAA GCAGTGGAGTTTCGTATGCGCAAATTGGAAGAATTGAATGAACAGATTTTGGCACACCTAGGAGTTATCCACCGATTCATGGCTATTCACATGCCCAACATGGAGGGCTTATCTAGTTTTGATATAGACGGTCGCCAGCGTAGGGTATCAGAACGCTCAGAAGTTCTGTCAGAAACAGATTCTCATACCCAACTACCAGCCATTGCGATTAAACGTAAGAGATTGGTCCGATCGATGACCGATGGCACTTTCCTTAACCTAGGCCCATCAATAGATGATGATGTGCTGAAACATTCAGAAACTGCTATATCCCGTGAGAACCTCAGTAGGAACGAGTCTTCTATAAGTGGAGATGGACACACTGTTCAAGATGACATAAAGACAATCACAAGTCAGGAAACTGAAGCGAGCAAAGTAGTTGGTGAAGGAGAGATCCTAAAGAAGGATTCGCATTCTGACAGCAGAGAGCTAAGCAGAGAGCTAAGCAGAGAGCCAAGCAGAGAACCAAGTGGAGAGCCAAGTAGCAAAGAACCAAGTACGGAACCAAGTAGACAAACGAGTAGAGAATTAAGTAGGGAAACGAGCAGAGAAGCTACAAGCAAAGAACCGAGCAGGGAAGCCAGCAGCGAGGCGCCAGCTTCGGAACCTATTCCTAGGCAAGATTCTACAGAACGACCTATTAGACAAAATAGTAGAACACGTTCAGAGTCAGATGATGTAACGATTTTTCCACCATCTAACATATCAAGAGGAGTAACGTGGGCTGAGCCACGTGTTGCAGTCATTCCATCGTCTTCAACAAGTAGTACACAGAGGTCTATTCTATTAGCCATGCATGCCGAATATACGAGCATAACGGATGAGCTGGAGAGCTACTGTGGCCTTCTAAGTCCACCTCGAACACCGCCAATTTCTCCACCACCTTCGAGAGCTAGAAACTTATCCGAAATGTCTAACCCTGAGATGGCTTGGCAAATTGAGAATGAACATCTACGTGATGCTGAGGAGTGCGATTATCAACAGATGGAAGATTTAATACAGAGGAGGTACATCGCAGATGACGAGGAGCCTTTGAATACTGATGAAGCTGCCCTCTTCATATCGAACGAACATAGGCATCAACTTCGAAGAGCTTCTGCCATCGATGAAGAGTCTCGAAGGCCACCACCTACAATTTGCGTGACCAGGGAGATCGAGCAAACGCTTTCAAGGCCACCGATCCGGGATTCAGAAAGCTCAGATCCTAACGATAAGAATCTAAGTACGGTACCTGCTCCAGCGTCAGAGACCATGTGCTAA